The proteins below come from a single Balaenoptera musculus isolate JJ_BM4_2016_0621 chromosome 1, mBalMus1.pri.v3, whole genome shotgun sequence genomic window:
- the HAX1 gene encoding HCLS1-associated protein X-1 isoform X1, with translation MSLFDLFRGFFGFSGPRSHRDPFFGGMTRDEDEDDEEEEGATWGRGSSRFEGPQPPEEFGFGFSFSPGGGMRFHDNFGFDDLVRDFNNIFSEMGAWTLPSRPPELPGPESETPGERRQEGQTLRDSMLKYPDSHQPRIFRGALESDARTESSKPAPGWGSQRPFHRFDDTWPVTPHSRAREDNDLDTQVSEEGLGPVLQPQPKSYFKSVSVTKITKPDGTVEERRTVVDSEGRKETTVTHQEAGGSPRDGPESPTPPSLDDAFSILDLFLGRWFRSR, from the exons ATGAGCCTCTTTGACCTCTTTCGGGGCTTTTTCGGCTTTTCTGGACCTCGGAG CCACAGAGATCCCTTTTTTGGAGGGATGACTCgcgatgaagatgaagatgatgaggaagaagaaggagccACGTGGGGCCGTGGGAGCTCGAGGTTTGAGGGTCCCCAGCCCCCCGAGGAATTTGGCTTCGGCTTCAGCTTCAGCCCAGGAGGAGGGATGCGTTTCCACGATAACTTCGGCTTTGATGACCTAGTACGGGATTTCAATAACATCTTCAGCGAGATGGGGGCCTGGACCTTGCCTTCCCGCCCTCCTG AACTTCCAGGTCCTGAGTCAGAGACACCTGGTGAGAGACGGCAGGAAGGACAGACGCTTCGGGACTCAATGCTTAAGTATCCAGATAGTCACCAGCCTAGGATCTTTCGTGGGGCCTTGGAGAGTGATGCAAGAACTGAATCCTCCAAACCAGCACCAGGCTGGGGCTCCCAGAGACCTTTTCATAGG TTTGATGATACATGGCCTGTGACCCCCCATTCTAGAGCCAGAGAGGACAATG ATCTTGATACCCAGGTTTCCGAGGAGGGCCTTGGCCCAGTTCTGCAGCCCCAGCCCAAATCCTATTTCAAGAGCGTCTCTGTGACTAAGATCACTAAGCCAGATGGG ACAGTAGAGGAGCGCCGGACTGTGGTGGACAGTGAGGGCCGGAAAGAGACCACAGTAACCCATCAAGAAGCAGGTGGCTCTCCTAGGGATG GTCCAGAATCACCAACACCTCCATCCCTGGATGATGCCTTTTCCATCCTGGATTTGTTCCTAGGACGTTGGTTCCGGTCCCGGTAG
- the HAX1 gene encoding HCLS1-associated protein X-1 isoform X2 — protein MTRDEDEDDEEEEGATWGRGSSRFEGPQPPEEFGFGFSFSPGGGMRFHDNFGFDDLVRDFNNIFSEMGAWTLPSRPPELPGPESETPGERRQEGQTLRDSMLKYPDSHQPRIFRGALESDARTESSKPAPGWGSQRPFHRFDDTWPVTPHSRAREDNDLDTQVSEEGLGPVLQPQPKSYFKSVSVTKITKPDGTVEERRTVVDSEGRKETTVTHQEAGGSPRDGPESPTPPSLDDAFSILDLFLGRWFRSR, from the exons ATGACTCgcgatgaagatgaagatgatgaggaagaagaaggagccACGTGGGGCCGTGGGAGCTCGAGGTTTGAGGGTCCCCAGCCCCCCGAGGAATTTGGCTTCGGCTTCAGCTTCAGCCCAGGAGGAGGGATGCGTTTCCACGATAACTTCGGCTTTGATGACCTAGTACGGGATTTCAATAACATCTTCAGCGAGATGGGGGCCTGGACCTTGCCTTCCCGCCCTCCTG AACTTCCAGGTCCTGAGTCAGAGACACCTGGTGAGAGACGGCAGGAAGGACAGACGCTTCGGGACTCAATGCTTAAGTATCCAGATAGTCACCAGCCTAGGATCTTTCGTGGGGCCTTGGAGAGTGATGCAAGAACTGAATCCTCCAAACCAGCACCAGGCTGGGGCTCCCAGAGACCTTTTCATAGG TTTGATGATACATGGCCTGTGACCCCCCATTCTAGAGCCAGAGAGGACAATG ATCTTGATACCCAGGTTTCCGAGGAGGGCCTTGGCCCAGTTCTGCAGCCCCAGCCCAAATCCTATTTCAAGAGCGTCTCTGTGACTAAGATCACTAAGCCAGATGGG ACAGTAGAGGAGCGCCGGACTGTGGTGGACAGTGAGGGCCGGAAAGAGACCACAGTAACCCATCAAGAAGCAGGTGGCTCTCCTAGGGATG GTCCAGAATCACCAACACCTCCATCCCTGGATGATGCCTTTTCCATCCTGGATTTGTTCCTAGGACGTTGGTTCCGGTCCCGGTAG
- the AQP10 gene encoding LOW QUALITY PROTEIN: aquaporin-10 (The sequence of the model RefSeq protein was modified relative to this genomic sequence to represent the inferred CDS: substituted 1 base at 1 genomic stop codon) has protein sequence MVINLLIQGTLAQAVTSGGTKGNFFTMFLAGSLGVRLAIYVSGNVSGAHLNPAFSLAMCLLGCLPWAKFPIYSLVQLLSAFCASGAXVYALYHDALQNYTGGNLTVTGPKETASIFVTYPVPYLSLSNGFLDQVLGTWMLIVGILAILDTRNKGVPAGVEPVVVGLLILAIRLSMGASCGFPINPAWDLDPRLFTYVAGWGPEVFRGETASPGARWQWLVVGPLVRATLSTATHQRLVPLHHPEHSEPAQDLECAQPEASDLESPAATQVQESKL, from the exons ATGGTCATCAAT CTCCTCATACAGGGGACTTTGGCCCAGGCTGTCACCAGTGGAGGAACCAAAGGCAACTTCTTCACCATGTTTCTGGCTGGCTCTCTGGGTGTTAGGCTAGCCATCTACGTCAGTGGTAATGTCTCAG GGGCCCACCTGAATCCAGCCTTCTCCCTGGCCATGTGCCTCCTGGGATGCCTCCCCTGGGCCAAGTTTCCCATTTACTCCTTGGTGCAGTTGCTGTCTGCTTTCTGTGCCTCTGGAGCATAGGTGTATGCTCTCTATCACG ATGCCCTACAGAACTATACAGGTGGGAACCTGACAGTGACTGGTCCCAAGGAGACAGCCTCCATCTTTGTCACCTACCCTGTCCCCTATCTGTCCCTGAGCAATGGCTTCCTGGATCAG GTTCTGGGTACCTGGATGCTGATTGTGGGGATCTTAGCCATCCTGGACACACGGAACAAGGGAGTGCCTGCGGGTGTGGAGCCTGTGGTAGTGGGGTTGCTGATCCTGGCCATCAGGCTATCCATGGGTGCCAGCTGTGGGTTCCCAATCAACCCTGCCTGGGACCTCGACCCACGGCTTTTCACCTATGTGGCTGGCTGGGGCCCTGAAGTCTTCAGGGGAGAGACGGCCTCCCCTGGTGCC CGCTGGCAATGGCTGGTGGTAGGCCCTCTAGTGAGGGCCACACTTAGCACAGCCACACACCAGCGGCTGGTGCCTCTGCACCATCCTGAGCACTCAGAGCCAGCTCAGGATCTAGAGTGTGCCCAACCTGAAGCCTCAGACTTGGAAAGTCCTGCCGCAACTCAGGTGCAGGAGAGTAAGCTGTGA
- the ATP8B2 gene encoding phospholipid-transporting ATPase ID isoform X3 yields MALCAKKRPPEEERRARANDREYNERFQYASNCIKTSKYNILTFLPVNLFEQFQEVANTYFLFLLILQLIPQISSLSWFTTIVPLVLVLTITAVKDATDDYFRHKSDNQVNNRQSQVLINGILQQEQWMNVCVGDIIKLENNQFVAADLLLLSSSEPHGLCYIETAELDGETNMKVRQAIPVTSELGDISKLAKFDGEVICEPPNNKLDKFSGTLYWKENKFPLSNQNMLLRGCVLRNTEWCFGLVIFAGPDTKLMQNSGRTKFKRTSIDRLMNTLVLWIFGFLVCMGVILAIGNAIWEHEVGTRFQVYLPWDEAVDSAFFSGFLSFWSYIIILNTVVPISLYVRYALSLLWGLSRELRWSLGKLLSSVKVKFSRGNLESSPSCAVNI; encoded by the exons ATGGCACTGTGTGCAAAAAAGCGCCCCCCAG aagaagaaaggagggcgCGGGCCAATGACCGAGAATACAATGAGAGATTCCAGTATGCG AGTAACTGCATCAAGACCTCCAAGTACAATATTCTCACCTTCCTGCCTGTCAACCTCTTTGAGCAGTTCCAGGAAGTTGCCAATACCTACTTCCTGTTCCTTCTCATTCTGCAG ttGATCCCACAGATCTCCTCCCTGTCCTGGTTCACCACCATTGTGCCTTTGGTTCTTGTCCTCACAATCACAGCTGTTAAAGACGCCACTGATGACTAT tTCCGCCACAAGAGTGATAACCAGGTGAATAACCGTCAGTCTCAGGTGCTGATCAATGGAAT CCTCCAGCAAGAGCAGTGGATGAATGTCTGTGTTGGTGATATTATCAAGCTGGAAAATAACCAGTTTGTGGCG GCGgatctcctcctcctttccagcAGTGAGCCCCATGGGCTGTGTTACATAGAGACAGCAGAACTCGATGG AGAGACCAACATGAAAGTACGGCAGGCGATTCCGGTCACCTCGGAATTGGGAGACATCAGTAAGCTTGCCAAGTTTGATG GTGAAGTGATCTGCGAACCTCCCAACAATAAGCTGGACAAATTCAGCGGAACCCTCTACTGGAAGGAGAACAAGTTCCCCCTGAGCAACCAGAACATGCTGCTGCGGGGCTGCGTGCTGCGAAACACCGAGTGGTGCTTCGGGCTGGTCATCTTTGCAG GTCCTGACACTAAGCTGATGCAGAACAGCGGCAGGACAAAATTCAAGAGAACAAGTATTGATCGCCTAATGAATACACTGGTGCTCTGG ATTTTTGGATTTCTGGTCTGCATGGGGGTGATCCTAGCCATTGGCAATGCCATCTGGGAGCACGAGGTCGGGACACGCTTCCAGGTCTACCTGCCCTGGGATGAGGCGGTGGACAGTGCCTTCTTCTCTGGCTTCCTCTCCTTCTGGTCCTACATCATCATCCTCAACACCGTCGTGCCCATATCGCTCTATGTCAGGTATGCGCTCTCTCTGCTCTGGGGTCTCTCCAGGGAGCTCAGGTGGTCCCTTGGCAAACTTCTCTCTTCTGTGAAGGTGAAATTCTCGAGAGGGAACTTGGAGTCCTCTCCTTCCTGTGCTGTGAACATTTAA